The following nucleotide sequence is from Luteolibacter sp. Y139.
GATGGCCGACAATGCGGAGATCGAAGGGATCTATTTCGCGGGGGATTGAAGATCGCCCCGGGTAAATTCACCGTATGATCTCTGGAATATCTTGATGCCGCAGGAGGCATTGCGCAGTTGGTTGGGGTGAAACTATCGCGCGTGGTCCTTCTCTGCATTCTGATGGGGTGCGCCGGGTTCCTTGCGGGGCGGGGCGGCTTCCGGGTGAAGGACTCTTCAAGCGCAGCCTTTGGCGGTGCCGATCGCTCTGTAGATCAGCGCAATGATCGGAGATTGCGAACGGGGGCAAGAGACCAGATCGGTAGCCTCTCGGAGCAGGAAAGAGCAGGCATCCCTGCCGCGGCAAAGGCGGTGCTTTCCTCGAATTTGGACAGCGTAAGGATCGAGCGCTGGCTCGAGTTCCTCGAGAAAAACATGCCCCAGAATGCCGATGCCATCGCGGAGTTCTTGGAAGCGGAAAAACTGGAGGGCCGCACCTACCCGGTGGGGACCACGATGTTCTGGCAAACATGGGCGAAGGTCGATGCCGAGGGTGCGCTGGCCTATCTCCGCGGGCACGGGGATCAGGGGCAGACTGAAATGTGGAATCTAATGAAGGCTTGGGCCTATTTCGATCCTGCCGAGGCATCCAAGGCTTTTGCCGGCTTGGGCGATTCACCATTGGGCAGATCTGCGCTTATCGGCCTGTCAGACGGTCTCGCCGGGTCGGACCCCACAGCTGCAGTCGATTTCGCCGCTCGATTGCCCGAGGAATTCCAAGGCACTGCGGCTCGCCAAATCGCGGGTTTTGTCGTTCGTGAGTCAGGGATTGGAGAGGCTCAGGCGTGGTTCGATGCTCTGCCGGCCAAGCCGGAGGTTTTCCAGAAGGAAGCGATCGGCCTTCTATTGGAGAGCATGTGCCGCCGTTCCGAAGCGGGAGGTGTCGAGAAATTCGTCACGCAGCGGTTGGACGAATCCTGGTCTTCCAACCCCGCACTGCAGAGCCTCGCCGCGACCATGATCGCCAACAACGGCGGCTCGCCGTGGGAGTATGTGAGCAAGGCGATGGAGAAGTATCCGAACCCTGAAAACCCGCTCGCCCTCGCCAGCAACATGGCCGCGCAAAATCCGGAGTCCGCCCTCGATTGGGTGAATTTGAACCCGGATCATCGGGCAACGGATGCCATCCTCGCCGCGACCGCACGCGTCTACCTGCAACGCGGCAAGTCAGAGGCAGCCTCCGCCTTGCTGGATCGGATCAAAGATCCCGCTCTCCGTGATCAGGCCGAGGCGAAACAGGTGGTGGAGAAGAGGTGATGCTGTGTTCGGCGAACGATCGTCCGTCACAGCTTCTCCGCCACCTCGTGGAGCAGCGCTTCCGTCGTCTCCCAATCGATGCAGGAGTCGGTGATCGACTGGCCGCGGATGAGTTGGTCGAGCGGGCGGGGAAAGGGCTGATTGCCGGCGACGAGGTTGCTTTCGAGCATGGCACCGGTGATTGAGCGATCACCGGCGGCGCGCTGGCGGGCGATTTCGCGGAAGACGTCCGGCATCTTCTTGCAGTCCTTGCCGCAGTTGGCGTGGGAGGCATCGATGATCATGCCGGGCGGCAGCTTCGCGGCGAGCAGCGCTTCGCGTGCGGCGGCAACGCTTTTCTCGTCGTAGTTCGGGCCATGATCGCCACCGCGGAGGATGACGTGACAGTCCGGATTGCCGGTGGTGATGACCGAGGACGCGATGCCTTCCTCTGAGACGCCGAGAAAGGTCTGCGGGAATGAGGCGGCCTTCACCGCATTGATGGCGGCCACGAGGTCGCCGGACGTGGTGTTCTTGAAGCCGACCGGCATCGAGAGGCCGGAGGCCATCTGGCGGTGCGTCTGGCTTTCCGCAGTGCGGGCGCCGATGGCCGACCACGAGATCAGGTCGGCGATGTACTGCGGTGTGATCGGGTCGAGCAACTCGGTGGCGGTCGGCAGGCCGAGGTCGATCACGCTGCGCAGGAAGTGGCGGGCGCGGCGGAGGCCTTCCGGGATGTCATCGGTGCCATCGAGATGGGGGTCCATGATCAGGCCCTTCCAGCCGACGGTGGTGCGGGGCTTTTCGAAATAGACCCGCATCACCAGGTAGAGCTTGTCCCGCAGGCGCTCGGCGAGGGCGGCGAGGCGGTGGGCGTATTCCAGTCCGGCCTCGGTGTCGTGAATCGAGCACGGCCCGACGATCACCAGGAACCGCGAGTCATTTCCTGACAGCAGCGTGCGCAGGTGCATGCGCGACTGGGAGACGAAATCCGCCCGGTGATCGCCGCGCGGGATTTCCGCTTGGAGGCGCGCCGGCGAGGGCAGCGGGATATTGCGGGCGACGTGGAGGTCGGTGACGCGCGAGGACATGTCCGAACGTAGGAGCGTCGCGCCAAGGGTGCCAAGTGCCAATGAGGGCAGAGAAGGGCGCAGCCGGTTCTCTTGCCCCTATTCCTTGTATTCTTCGAACTTCCCGTCGCGGTAGACGAAGAGCTTGTCGCTGAGGCGGTAGGGATCCTCGCCCACCACCTTTTTCACGTCGGCGCGCATCCTCTCAAGACCGTGCTTGTTCTCGCTGCCGGTCACCAACAGCGTGTCCCGGGCCGGGATGGCGACCACGGTTTCGCCCTTCACCTTCGGGGCGCCAGAGGTCCAGACGCGATCGAGCAGCAGCAGGCTGGCTTCAAAGTTGCCATCCGTTGCCAGGAAGAAGTAGCCAGCTGCAAGCTCCTCGGTCTTTACCGGCGGCAAGAGTTTCTCAAGGTTTTCACACGCGAGCTTCCGGAGGTCCTTTTGCTCAATCTTGATCTCGGCCAGGTCCTCGGCGCCGAAGTAGCGGATGCCGCTTTCCGAATCCTCCCCATAGACCACCACCAACTCCTTGTTGAGGTCTTCGAAGACGTTTTCGACAGGCTTTTCGAAGCCTTGCCCGATCAGCGCCTTGCGGGAATCCGCCAGCCAGGCGCGATCTTTCACCACCGGCACGATGCGGGTGCGGTCGATGGGTTTATCGCCGTGCGCCAAGGCCTCGTTGCCGGAGGCGATGAAGGCTTGGACGACCTCTTCCTTTCGCGCCGGATCGGCCTGATAGAGCTTGTAGGTATTGTCGAGGAAGCTGGAGATCTTGCCACGTGCCGGGTTTGAAACCTTCAAGCTGAGGTCGCCGCTGATTTCGACGGTGAGCGAAGGATCCGCCCGGCGCCAGATCTCCGCCACCTCGCGCGTGAAGTCGGCTGGCGAGCTTGCGGCTCCCGGCGCGCCCTTGCCCGCTGGCTTTTCGGAGCAAGCGGAGAGGAGAGACAGGAGCAAGGCTAGGAAAAGGCGTCTCATGAACGAAATCCGCTCACGCCTTCTCCCACGGCCCGGTCACCGCGACGGTCAGGCCGCGGGCTTGGAGGTTCACGAAGAACCACTTGCCGTCCGGCGAGAAGCAGCAGCCGGCGAATTCGCCTTGGGCGCTGGAATTGCGGGCGAGGGTGATGACTTTCCCTTCCGGCGTGACGCAGCGGACGTGCGCGGCGGGGGAGAAGGTCGGGTCGATGAGGTCCTCGCAGATGACGACGCCTCCCCACGGGGCGGGGCAGATGTTGTCGCCATTGGTGAGCAGGTCGCTTTCCTCGGGCTGGAGGAAGAGTTCGAGCGTGTCTTCTTTCGCGGCGTCGCCGGAGGGGTCGAGCTTGAAGAGCTGGCCGCGGCGCTTTGGGCCGCCATCGGTGCAGCAGATGAAAAAGGACTTCCCGACGCGGTGGATGCCCTCGCCGCGGGCGAAGCGGGCGGCACCGGCCTTGTAGCCGCGGACGCGGAGGTCGTCCTTGGGTGATTCGATGTCCTCCAGATCCATCCAGGTCACCTTCATGGCCTCACCGGCGGCGGGCCATCTCGAGGTGGGATCGTAGTTTTGCAGGTCGGCGGAGGGCTTGCCGACGATGACGAGCGCCTGGAGCTTGCCCTTGGTGAGGTCGTTCTTTTTCTCCGGTAGGAAGCGGTAGAGCAGGCCATCGCCGCGGTCCTCGGTCAGGTAGAGGATGCCGGTGTCGGGATCGAGGGCGACGGCCTCGTGGCGGAAGCGGCCGAGCGCCTTGAGCGGGACGGGCTTTTGCAGGCCCTGCTCGGCGGTGGCCTTCACCTCGAAGCACCAGCCGTGGCGCTGGCCCCGGTCGACGGTCAGGTCGGCTGGCTCCTCGCAGGTGATCCACGATCCCCAGGGCATCGCGCCGCCGGCGCAATTCCGGTCGGTGCCGGTCAGGGAGAGGAAATGGGCGATCTTTTCCCCCTTCACCGGGTCGAAGACGAGATTCGAGGTGCCGCCGAACGAGGGCTCCTCGCGGTTGTCGCCGGGGTCGAAGGAGAGGGCCGCGTCAAAATCCTCCGGTAGCTTGGTGTTGTTGGCGAAGGGACCCATGGCGGTCATTTCCAGGCCCAGCTCGTGATTGCAGACGAGCACCAGCTTGCCGTCCGGGCCGGCGAAAGCGGCCATGCCATCGGCCTGCCCGGGGATCTTGAAGCCGTCGTCCATCGGCTCACCGCGGGTCGCCAGGACCCGGTAGGAGAAGCC
It contains:
- a CDS encoding DUF1444 family protein; its protein translation is MRRLFLALLLSLLSACSEKPAGKGAPGAASSPADFTREVAEIWRRADPSLTVEISGDLSLKVSNPARGKISSFLDNTYKLYQADPARKEEVVQAFIASGNEALAHGDKPIDRTRIVPVVKDRAWLADSRKALIGQGFEKPVENVFEDLNKELVVVYGEDSESGIRYFGAEDLAEIKIEQKDLRKLACENLEKLLPPVKTEELAAGYFFLATDGNFEASLLLLDRVWTSGAPKVKGETVVAIPARDTLLVTGSENKHGLERMRADVKKVVGEDPYRLSDKLFVYRDGKFEEYKE
- a CDS encoding 3-deoxy-7-phosphoheptulonate synthase; the protein is MSSRVTDLHVARNIPLPSPARLQAEIPRGDHRADFVSQSRMHLRTLLSGNDSRFLVIVGPCSIHDTEAGLEYAHRLAALAERLRDKLYLVMRVYFEKPRTTVGWKGLIMDPHLDGTDDIPEGLRRARHFLRSVIDLGLPTATELLDPITPQYIADLISWSAIGARTAESQTHRQMASGLSMPVGFKNTTSGDLVAAINAVKAASFPQTFLGVSEEGIASSVITTGNPDCHVILRGGDHGPNYDEKSVAAAREALLAAKLPPGMIIDASHANCGKDCKKMPDVFREIARQRAAGDRSITGAMLESNLVAGNQPFPRPLDQLIRGQSITDSCIDWETTEALLHEVAEKL
- a CDS encoding alkaline phosphatase PhoX — translated: MISRRSFLGTTGLAFFGLQRYTMAEPSGRVIEPFGPLLKDPKGILDLPEGFSYRVLATRGEPMDDGFKIPGQADGMAAFAGPDGKLVLVCNHELGLEMTAMGPFANNTKLPEDFDAALSFDPGDNREEPSFGGTSNLVFDPVKGEKIAHFLSLTGTDRNCAGGAMPWGSWITCEEPADLTVDRGQRHGWCFEVKATAEQGLQKPVPLKALGRFRHEAVALDPDTGILYLTEDRGDGLLYRFLPEKKNDLTKGKLQALVIVGKPSADLQNYDPTSRWPAAGEAMKVTWMDLEDIESPKDDLRVRGYKAGAARFARGEGIHRVGKSFFICCTDGGPKRRGQLFKLDPSGDAAKEDTLELFLQPEESDLLTNGDNICPAPWGGVVICEDLIDPTFSPAAHVRCVTPEGKVITLARNSSAQGEFAGCCFSPDGKWFFVNLQARGLTVAVTGPWEKA